Proteins encoded together in one Pseudomonas sp. ADAK13 window:
- the glnA gene encoding glutamate--ammonia ligase translates to MSKSVQLIKDHDVKWIDLRFTDTKGTQHHVTMPARDALDDAFFEEGKMFDGSSIAGWKGIEASDMILMPDDSTAVLDPFTEDPTLIIVCDVIEPSTMQGYDRDPRAIAKRAEEYLKSTGIGDTVFVGPEPEFFIFDSVKFKSDISGSMFKIFSEQGSWMSDQDVEGGNKGHRPGIKGGYFPVPPFDHDHEIRTSMCNAMEEMGLVIEVHHHEVATAGQNEIGVKFNTLVAKADEVQTLKYCVHNVADAYGRTATFMPKPLYGDNGSGMHVHLSIAKEGKNTFAGEGYAGLSDTALYFIGGIIKHGKALNGFTNPSTNSYKRLVPGFEAPVMLAYSARNRSASIRIPYVSSPRARRIEARFPDPAANPYLAFAALVMAGLDGIQNKIHPGDAADKNLYDLPPEEAKEIPQVCGSLKEALEELDKGRAFLTKGGVFSDDFIDAYIALKSEEEIKVRTFVHPLEYELYYSC, encoded by the coding sequence ATGTCGAAGTCGGTTCAACTCATCAAAGATCATGACGTCAAATGGATTGATCTGCGCTTCACGGACACAAAAGGCACTCAGCACCACGTGACCATGCCGGCTCGCGACGCGCTGGATGACGCCTTCTTCGAAGAAGGCAAAATGTTCGACGGCTCCTCCATTGCCGGCTGGAAAGGCATCGAAGCTTCCGACATGATCCTGATGCCGGACGACAGCACCGCCGTACTCGACCCGTTCACCGAAGACCCAACGCTGATCATCGTCTGCGACGTGATCGAGCCTTCGACCATGCAAGGCTACGACCGTGACCCACGTGCGATCGCCAAGCGTGCCGAGGAATACCTGAAGTCGACCGGTATCGGCGACACCGTATTCGTAGGTCCGGAACCAGAATTCTTCATCTTTGATTCGGTCAAGTTCAAGTCCGACATCTCTGGCTCCATGTTCAAAATCTTCTCCGAACAAGGTTCGTGGATGTCCGACCAGGACGTGGAAGGCGGCAACAAAGGCCACCGTCCAGGTATCAAAGGCGGCTACTTCCCGGTTCCTCCGTTCGACCACGACCACGAAATCCGTACCTCCATGTGCAACGCCATGGAAGAAATGGGCCTGGTCATCGAAGTTCACCACCACGAAGTGGCGACTGCCGGCCAGAACGAAATCGGTGTGAAATTCAACACCCTGGTGGCCAAGGCTGACGAAGTTCAGACCCTGAAGTACTGCGTACACAACGTGGCTGATGCCTACGGCCGTACCGCTACCTTCATGCCTAAGCCTCTGTACGGCGATAACGGTTCGGGTATGCACGTTCACCTGTCCATCGCCAAAGAAGGCAAGAACACCTTCGCTGGCGAAGGTTATGCCGGCCTGTCCGACACTGCCCTGTACTTCATCGGCGGTATCATCAAGCACGGTAAGGCCCTGAACGGCTTCACCAACCCGTCGACCAACTCCTACAAGCGTCTGGTCCCAGGTTTCGAAGCTCCAGTGATGCTGGCTTACTCGGCTCGCAACCGTTCCGCTTCGATCCGTATTCCTTACGTGTCCAGCCCTCGCGCTCGCCGTATCGAAGCCCGCTTCCCGGATCCGGCAGCCAACCCGTACCTGGCCTTCGCTGCCCTGGTAATGGCCGGCCTGGACGGTATCCAGAACAAGATCCACCCTGGCGACGCCGCCGACAAAAACTTGTACGACCTGCCGCCTGAAGAGGCCAAAGAGATCCCACAAGTGTGCGGCAGCCTGAAAGAAGCCCTGGAAGAGCTGGACAAGGGCCGTGCGTTCCTGACCAAAGGCGGCGTGTTCAGCGACGACTTTATCGATGCCTACATCGCCCTGAAAAGCGAAGAAGAAATCAAGGTCCGCACCTTCGTACACCCACTGGAATACGAGCTGTACTACAGCTGCTGA